tgtgaccgcttaagtgttgccccctccaagcagtcgggcattcttccacctccaatgcatgcagtcaatgctgccaagcatttcgggaaagccatggactgattcatgaagacgaagcaaccgttggcatcatcggtggtgggtgcccgaaggaattcatccccaaaagcagaacgaatgccctcgcaaaaatctttaaacaaaggattccagtggactcaccgatatgcaaatactcgtcgaagatgtcggccgtttgcccagtagcgagttgtcggatggcacacgtacacttctgcaacgccgtgatactttgccggccggctgcatctacacctgtttgaaagtattcaacacgtgcggacaatgtgttgacaattcgcatgaacaagcgctttgacatgcgaaaacggcgcctgaagtatctgccggaaaccgcggatggtcggcaaagtagtcggcaacgagcctttcgtgggctccctcccggtcacgatggatgtagcggcgatttgatctagtgcgttgaggaggatgagcgggggtattcgccgcgacatatgcttcgtaagcggcacgatgttgttcgtagtattcttgttcttcgcgctccgcttccgccatgagatgagtgaaatccatttgatgttttgagtgaaggttgaatgtgttgatagtttgtataagaattatgaatgagagatgaattgatgtgataaatgagtgatgagtgtgtgtatttatagatgattttgggaaaaaaaataaaaaaaaattcagaaaaaacgggaaaaaatggccatatttttgggatttggaaaatatattttttttattttttagcattatttataattaaatacagatttaaaaaaaagtttgaatgcaacggctacgccgttgcccaatcccgtgccgccacgtgtgcgtccgctggcacggacgtgctcgatacatcgagcagcgccgtgccagcggcgcgagcgtagcggcggcggatggcgtccgtgccagcggcgcggacggcggtggcgacggacgccaccgctgcgcatgctctaacTTTCTAACCAAATTTTCCAAAACAGTGCAGAACATCAGGTCGGGCCGGCCACGCGAATTCTCTGGACTCGGCCTCTCTTCTGCGCGGATTTAGTAAATCAACCATAACTTTTTCCACCagactccgattgaggcgtgcaagatactcacgcaaAGCTCAAAGACGAAGATATTGATGTTATTTTGATAGAACGATTACTGACTGAATCCAGCTACAATTGATATCTTTGGTGCACAGTTCCATAATCGTATCATTTACTCACCTTATCATTGTTTTCTCACTAAAGAGATCTTCATTTATGACATATTAGCTAAGTTTCATATTAAAGTATACTCACTCAGTCGGAAAAAAATAGGTCAtttgacacaaattttaatgcggaattgttaaagtaaaaaaatgagaaaaagtagttgaaactGTGTTGTGGATGATGGTGAGACTCGtagtaaaagagaaggagaaaaatgttAAAATGGATATAGACTATTTATATGGgacaaatgaaaaagaaaaatatgacttatttctatgggacagaGCACCATATACTCATAGAAGTATTCATGATTTATAAATCTTCTCATTTTGATACTTCCGCAtgtattttcttaaaattttactacatattaatattttaaatcatttaaTGAATGATATTTAATGATGACCCTACACTCATTAATGATACTCTTTGTTCATAATAATAGAGTCAATTCATTTTCTAtactcgttttaaaaaaattattataaaagttcaagtatagaaatagtaaagtaagagcaTACGGTAGAGAATAGTCTTATTTACCGTATTCTCTTTCGTATTTTACATTTTCTCCGCTTTAACTATTTAAAAGTTATaactattttttcaaaataagtatataaaatgaaatgactTTATTAGTTAAGGACATAGGTTGTACAATTCTTTgttattaaacttaaaaaatttatactccctccgcgTTATAAAAAATCTTCAGCATATATATGTCTACATACACTATATTAGATTTCAAATTTAGCCACAACACCAACTATATTAATCATAAAAGTTTAGCCACAACTGTAACGTTTCATTCTTATTTTTTGTAATCTATAATTTCATATGTTTATTCAAGTTATAAataatcaaaaaataaaaaattcttactatacatatacaagtaaaaaaacacaatttattaatgttcttaaaacataattaatactccctcaaTCCCTAAAAAATAGACTACTTATACTcccaaaattagacaaagtaaaaatatagaaaaaatttcaataaataagaatcatacacatcatttataatgtgaacttcacaatccactaacattcattcaattttttacatgtatcttactttaccagttGCACACTAAAATCAATGCCATTTACTAACTTGTCCAAGCAGGATGCTGTTGCAGCTTATGGTTTCATTTTGGCTTTGTTACAAAATGAGGCAGCACAGactatataaaatgataatcaaGCCCCTTATTGTTTTTTGAAAAAACTAGTAGATGTGAAGGACAAGACAATACAAGTTTAATGCAGCTGAATAGGAAGAAATTACTGTATATTGACTTGAGAAATTGTTGTGCATCTACATAAATAATTACAAACATGAAGTTGCATTTACCTATATCCAAAGGAAATGAGTTTATATGGGGCTGCTGCCCAACATGCAGTCCTTCTACCGAAACACCGTAAGCGCAGTGATGCAGCAGCAATGAATAAGCATATACGGGGATTGCTTTGAGGACGTGCTCGAATACCTCTATATACAGACGTGCACTATACGGGGATTTTTTTTCAACTAATTGATGGCAGCATTGGATTCATGCTTAGGCCAGATCCTCCTGAATCACCTGGCTCCACATGCTTCACCCTTCCAAAATATCTAATATGCCGCAACAACCTTGCCAAGAACGTGTTGTGGCATATCGTGGAGCTGTCACAAACAATTGCCACATGTTTACGTGCTCTGGTTATCGCCACATTCATCCGTCTGCTATCTCCTAGAAACCCAACAGCTCCCAGGTTGTTTGAGCGAACCTGAGACAACAAATGCCATCACTTTTTGCTATTTGAATTCTTAAGTTTGCATTTGTTACATATACCAAGGTAAAAGTTCGGCATCTATCTCAACAGGGCGCTGCACTAATCAATCGAGCATGCATATGCATGTATCTAATAAACTGGAAAGTGGAAGATTGTCTAACTAAACAAAAAAGATTTTGCAAGACGTAGTCTATTCTTCTACAGTCTATTAATATGTTTTATCCAGTCACACGCAGGCACACACTACCAACACAATAACAATGTAACTTGATTTGAGAAATGGCAGATTAGTCAATTTTACACTAGTCTAGGACTCTAGATTTCTTAAAGCATAAAAGTAAAGATGCAGTGTTACTTTGAAATTGGCTTTTTACCAACTACACAATCCCTGAAATTGTCTTATTTCCAACAATATGATACAATGATCGCATTATGGGAGAAGCATAACTTAGCTAACTCAACTAGTTAGCATCTACCAAGCACCATAAGTGAAGTCATTTATAATTGAATGGCCCCTTTCCCATAGGAAGATAGATTCAACGGACCAAAATAAGATCCCCTACAGATATGTATATATCTCATATGTCTCATGACCAATAGTCAATTATGCAACAAAGAACTCCGACATAACTGCTCTAATTGTTCGGTAGCAGAAAAAAGTGATAATTATGGTTTCATGTACTCTACGTGAAGGATAGGCTACTAATCTTATGTCACAATGCTAGAATTTTTTCTAGTTGTATGTTTGTTGTGATAGATAAAGACAATATCAAATTGGCTATGTACCATTTCAccactaaataaatataatcaGTCCAATAAAATTTACCATTGATATAATCACAGCATCTGCCTCACGGCCTTGAAAGCTATCAACTGTCGCAACCTCAACACCTGCAGCAATGGGAATATCTTCCAGCCTGTCTCTTAGTAGTTGGACTTGAGCAACATAAGGAGACTGTACTACAATGCTCTTCGGGCTAACACCTACAAATAGTTAGTATTTGAAACGTCATGAATAAGATATTTGTAAATTACATTGGTTGTTAGCTGCTAAATAGTTAGGCGGATAATGCCTTTTGAGTTTGATGGATGGAACTGTTGTTAGATCTACAATATTTACCATACAAGTAATTTCTCAAATATATGCATTTAAATTATTTCTAATATTAATTCATCTGCATTAGCATCCTTCAAATATATATCTAGGATGAGCTATGATAAAAATCCTGTCTACAGCATCGACTAATTTGCAAGCAGGCGGGTTCATATCCTATCAGAACTAGAAGATAATGTTACTACAACTGAAAAACTTATATTACTATTAAGGAGGAGAATACTTCTCCTGTAAACCAGCATGTAAAATCTAGTATCGTGAAAGTTTTAGTCCAAAACAAAAATCTCAAGGGCTTCTATGAAAGTGTGATAGAATTTCAATTTACATGGATTTGACATGTAACACAATTGAAAGGAAATAAAGATGAATCATGCCAATTATTACCTTACTTAAATGCTATAAGTGTTTTTTACCCCTACATTGCTAAGTATAAATCATTCTAAAGAGAAGCTCATCCTATGACGTATCATCATTTAATGGTTATCTTTAGAATGACTTGAGATATTGACCTTTCACTTCGTACCACCTCAAAAAGCACCCGGCTTCTTCAAAAGCATATAGGTGATCTAGCATTCAGTCTGTAAGTTTTTATCCAAGTAATTTTGTTGGGGAATTTAAGAATGCCGATGTTAGTTCTTAGTGTGTGGGTGGTATGTTGTCAGAAGGAACCAAAAGTGTTTAACTGAATTAGAAGAAACTTGTATCTTGTAGGTCATTACCAGCATAAATTAAGGAAAACACATGTTGTACGACAATATCTGCTTCACCATCATTGTAGAAGGAACCTGTTCCAGCAGGGTCTAATTGTTCTTCACAGCCAACAGAAAGACTTCCATATGGCATTCTCGTGTCAAGCAGTAACAAAGGGCATTGTGTTATCCATGTTTGCTGCATAAGTATAGATCAGTGTCAGTCTCCAACATGCTTAAGACAAATGTACCAATGTAACTTctgtaacaaataaaaatattaaacattTGTCATAGAGCAATATTACCTTGACATATGGAGAATCAGAAAGAAGATGAGAAGTAACAGCGGCAGAGGACTTGAGTTGTCCATTGTACATCTCTTTTGAAGCCCAACCAGCTATTGCATCGTTCATCCTATACTGTGTTGTCAATTTCGTTGCAAGAACCCCTTCGTGCAATGTTGATGCTCTTTCCAATAGAGATGTTCCTAGACCACCTTCCAAGGCTTTTCTAGATAAGATCACTGGCGCAAGTTGGCACTGGTCACCAGCAAGTATACAACGCTTTCCAAGAAGTATTGGAATCCAACAAGAAGGTTCGATGGCTTGAGCCGCTTCATCTATGACTACCAAGTCAAATGAGTCAAGGCATCTAATCATGGGGTCAGCTGCTCCAATATTTGTGGAAAGCACAACTTGAGCGCTTGAAAGAATTTCTCGTATTGTTtccctctccttcttcttcatcgCCTTTCCTAACTGTTTGAGAAGCTGGCGTATACCAGCAGCCAAGGAATCATCTTTTAAGCAATGGCTAAGGTCCTTCCTTAAATTAGATTTCTTCCTCTCAAATTCTGATCTGTAATCTACAAGCCTATTATTTACAATTTCAACCAATGATTTGGAAGCTACAGTAGGTGATATTCTTGCAGGATTACCAAACCGTACAATGTTAGCTCCAATATCAGATAGCTTCTCAACCATATAGTCGACAGCAGCATTAGTAGGTGCCGTGACAAGTACCCTTTCGCCCTGTCTAACGACAAGGGAAATTAGTTGCTTGAGCACCCCACTCTTTCCAGTTCCAGGAGGCCCTTGAATTACAAGTATAGGACGCTTCTTGTTTAAACCTAATGCAATTGCTCTTTTCTGGGATTTGTCATAACATTCACTATCTAACAACCCATTCAATTCTGCTTCATCCCAATCTACCAAGTCATTGTCCTCGAGCCATGCAATATCTTCTTTGTCTCCAAAAATTGTAGAAACTACTGCTATAGAACAATTCTTTTTTTGTAAACCTTTCTTATGAAGCATCATTAGAGCTTCACAGTTACGCTGCACAGAAAAGACAATGGAAAGTAACAAACTATGAGtatattgcaaataaaagattatgaaacaaaaacaaaagggACTCATATCACCAAAAGAAGTTCCTCATGAAATGATCTTTATGGGGCATATTTTTGGTACTACTAGGGTGGCTAAAAATGTTTTTTAATCATTCTATATCTAACTAAAGGGTACAGAATACCATATCATGTATGTTGATCCATGTCATAAATTAACAAGTGCAATTTCGATATATAGAGATGGTACGTAGTTAGTAAGTACCTCATATGTGAGTGTATCAGCCAATCCTTGGATGCGATCTATGCGAATATTCTTGCCAAATAGTTTGGAAAATGTAGGATCCCCATGACGGGATTCAAGGGCAACGGTAATGCTACACCCATCATCCCCAAGATTATTAACAAATCCCTGAATGCATGATGTTGCGCCAGCCCCTCTACTATCACATATCCTCACGCAAACCATGTCTCCAGGGGAAAGGTTCGTGGGGGGCAATCTATGGTTCCCATCAACTCTAAACAAAACCAAATGCATCCCTCCTAACCCTGCAAACTAATGGCTGTGAGTTGCTTTCAGTCACAAGGCCACACACACTAGTACATATAGTATCATATACTGCGACGAATGAAACCAACCAGTATATGTGCTAACAGCATTGAGATTGCATATAGTATCACACAGTTCTTGCTCTGCCTGGGAGTGGCTGACCAAGAACTCAATTGGCTTTGCAGAGTTCTCGTCGGGGGTTGGAATAGCGTTGAGCTCTTCCTCGGTGAATTCCAGCTCAGCATCCCTTTCTATACGCAGCAGCTTGGACATGTGGTTGGTGAAGTCGTCGATTCTGCCCTGAATGGCTCTGATCTTGTCGACCTGCAATCCAAGAACGCCATGGGCGGATTTGGGGATAGAAGTCTTCCTCGCAATGGCCCTATGCTGAGCtgcaaaaatgaaaacaaaccaatcaaattaaaatgaaataagagCAATAAGaatggagaaagagagagagatgatgTAAACCAGAATTGGCAAGGTCCTTGAGCAGCATCCATGACCTAGTTTGGCGCCAATCAGAGACGAGAGACTTGTTCTGGAGGTGCTGAAGGACGTCTCTGAGCTCCCTCTGGAAGTGGTCGAAGAGGGTGGGATAATGAGTGCAGGCCTTGAGGCAGGCGACCTCCATACCTGTTGTGAGTGACAGAATAGAGCAATTGTGTAATAGAACATAACCATagagattcaaggcatactaacaataCCAATAGGCATGGGGACGGCGTTGAGATAAGGCTGAGCCTGAATAACGAAGGTGAGGCCGGGGCCCATACGCTGCACCAGCTCAGCAAACTCACTCTCCTCCTCCATCTCCGCCGTGGCGATGTCCAAGGCCATAGCTTTCATGCCCTGGGATATCCACTTCACCACCGCCTTCCCCAAATCCCTACGCCCCAGAGGGTCTCCATTCTTAGGGCTCTCTTTGATCGCGATTTCGACCTCATCTTTTGGAACAAttttgcggcggcggcggcgagtgCTTCTTGGCTTGATTGGAGCGGGAGCGGGGAGGGGAGAGGTGCAGCAGAGACGGAGGCGGCGATTGGAGACTTGGTAGAGtgagatggagtcgcggcggcGGAGACCGGAGATTGAGGCGGAGAGGCAGCCGCAGTAAAGGCTGGACGCCTCCATCATAAGCGAATGAATCTGGAGATTCACTCAATTAAAACTGAATTCATGTGGAGGAGAATAAAGAAGAGGGTGTGGAACAAAACATTTTTGGTGGATCCAGGCGTCTCAGACTTGTTAATAATTAATCGGCGATTAACTGTAAATTTATCTGGACCTTATTCGCCACTCTCTCCTACGTGTAAATATCCCAAACCATCaatacttagagcatccacaacggtggacggCGGCCCCGcatccgtccgtgccagcggcgaggacgcATACCGCTggcgctgcgctcgcgccgtgccagcgagcaggcgatgTCACGGTTtaggattgggcaacggcatagccgttgcctttgaatttttttttattttaaaattcgatttttaattatataaaatgataaaaataaaaaaaaaatattttctaaatcccaaaaatatgaccgctttttctgaatttttttgaattttttttatttttttccccaaaatcatctataaatacacacattcatcatccatttatcacatcaaatcatctcccattcataattctcatacaaactatcaacatattcatccctcactcaaaacctcaaatggatttcacccatattatgcgCGGAAGAAcaagcgcgaagaacaagaatactacgaacaacatcgtgccgcttacgaaacatacgtcgcggcgaatacccccgctcctcctcctcaacgaaccagatcaaatcgtcgctacatccatcgtgaccgggagggagcccacgaaaggctcgttgccgactactttgccgaccagccgcggtttccggcagattacttcaggcgccgttttcgcatgtcaaagcgcttgttcatgcgaattgtcaacacattgtccgcacgtgttgaattcttccaaacaggtccagatgcagccgaccggcaaagtatcacgccgcaGCCGGCcggctcaacagcgaggtctcccccacgccgaggcgagcatacgacggttgacCAGAGAATcaagacaagacacacaatgcgcgatacccgaatccacaatcaactacaagaagacctaatcaaacacatgtgggcgaaattcggcaacgcttagtgggttttttaatttttagtattttaattatgtaatttttaatttttaggattttaattatgtcgtttttattgtatttgtcatttgtaatattatttagatttttttaatgaattttagtattattgaaatgtttttgtttaattgaattttaaattaattgtgctcgtccttgcggaagagcacagctgtgggtattgtgctcttgccagagagcaggcagaaaaagtagggccggacccacaaccgtgccgctggcaagagcacggttgtggatgctcttacaacgCAGAAATTGTAAAACTCACTCTCCATCCATTTACTATCTATCATCTTCACGATTTAAATATGTTTATTCATGATTTAActctatctttttttttttctaaattctttttttcactcatattataaaactaattctTCGTGTATAAAATTTCTGTCCAGCCCCAATTAATTCAAGGTGCTTGACCTAACGCAGACAATATCAAACTGATGTTGCAATCGACAACCATAATACTAAGATAGTTGTATCATTTCTTTTTCGATAAAGAAGAAGGGAGTGGCCAACTGCTATTGGCTGGTTTGGATTTTTGGAGGTGATTCGAGTGGTGTGTGCGCAAACACAAATTCGTATCTATTATCATGGATTCTACGATATTGCCATCATATTTaacaaaaatgataaataacCCATTTGTCTTATATCTATATCAATCCCCAAAAACAATTTCTTTCTTTTACCCATTTCAAACCAGAGAGCCACGTCGAAAGTCATTCTTTTCTCAATAAACTCTCAAGGAAAAAAATGtgtttaaaaaggaaaaaaatgcaAGTTGCAGGAAATGGAATGCTAACATATAAATAATGATTTCTCCTCCTCATCTCATCATAACACTTT
This genomic interval from Salvia splendens isolate huo1 unplaced genomic scaffold, SspV2 ctg679, whole genome shotgun sequence contains the following:
- the LOC121790947 gene encoding DNA-binding protein SMUBP-2-like; translated protein: MMEASSLYCGCLSASISGLRRRDSISLYQVSNRRLRLCCTSPLPAPAPIKPRSTRRRRRKIVPKDEVEIAIKESPKNGDPLGRRDLGKAVVKWISQGMKAMALDIATAEMEEESEFAELVQRMGPGLTFVIQAQPYLNAVPMPIGMEVACLKACTHYPTLFDHFQRELRDVLQHLQNKSLVSDWRQTRSWMLLKDLANSAQHRAIARKTSIPKSAHGVLGLQVDKIRAIQGRIDDFTNHMSKLLRIERDAELEFTEEELNAIPTPDENSAKPIEFLVSHSQAEQELCDTICNLNAVSTYTGLGGMHLVLFRVDGNHRLPPTNLSPGDMVCVRICDSRGAGATSCIQGFVNNLGDDGCSITVALESRHGDPTFSKLFGKNIRIDRIQGLADTLTYERNCEALMMLHKKGLQKKNCSIAVVSTIFGDKEDIAWLEDNDLVDWDEAELNGLLDSECYDKSQKRAIALGLNKKRPILVIQGPPGTGKSGVLKQLISLVVRQGERVLVTAPTNAAVDYMVEKLSDIGANIVRFGNPARISPTVASKSLVEIVNNRLVDYRSEFERKKSNLRKDLSHCLKDDSLAAGIRQLLKQLGKAMKKKERETIREILSSAQVVLSTNIGAADPMIRCLDSFDLVVIDEAAQAIEPSCWIPILLGKRCILAGDQCQLAPVILSRKALEGGLGTSLLERASTLHEGVLATKLTTQYRMNDAIAGWASKEMYNGQLKSSAAVTSHLLSDSPYVKQTWITQCPLLLLDTRMPYGSLSVGCEEQLDPAGTGSFYNDGEADIVVQHVFSLIYAGVSPKSIVVQSPYVAQVQLLRDRLEDIPIAAGVEVATVDSFQGREADAVIISMVRSNNLGAVGFLGDSRRMNVAITRARKHVAIVCDSSTICHNTFLARLLRHIRYFGRVKHVEPGDSGGSGLSMNPMLPSIS